A genomic window from Cucumis melo cultivar AY chromosome 8, USDA_Cmelo_AY_1.0, whole genome shotgun sequence includes:
- the LOC103485998 gene encoding membrin-11, with protein sequence MSALEGGGGGTLSEIYQSARRQLLRTRDGLEKLERLEYTAASGMDSPELSFSIKKDITQIQSLCVEMDRLWRSIAAKSQRDLWKRKVEQVAEEADSMKQSLDKYFLRNQKRMMEAKERAELLGRASGDSAHILRIFDDEAQAMNSVRNSSRMLEEASATGEAILFKYSEQRDRLKRAQRKALDVLNTVGLSNSVLKLIERRHRVDNWIKYAGMILTIVVVFFFVRWVR encoded by the exons ATGTCGGCTTTAGAAGGAGGTGGAGGAGGTACGCTTTCGGAGATATACCAAAGTGCTAGGAGGCAGCTTTTGAGGACCAGAGATGGGCTTGAGAAGCTTGAGCGTCTTGAATACACGGCGGCTAGCGGTATGGATTCCCCCGAGCTTTCCTTCTCGATCAAGAAGGATATTACTCAGATCCAGTCTCTGTGTGTTGAGATGGATAGGTTATGGCGGTCTATTGCGGCCAAGTCTCAACGTGATTTGTGGAAAAG AAAGGTGGAACAAGTTGCGGAGGAGGCAGATTCTATGAAACAAAGTTTGGACAAGTATTTTCTTAGAAACCAAAAGAGGATGATGGAAGCAAAGGAGAGGGCAGAATTGCTTGGAAGAGCT AGTGGCGACTCTGCTCACATTTTAAGAATTTTTGACGATGAGGCACAAGCTATGAACTCGGTTCGAAATTCATCACGGATGTTAGAGGAAGCTAGTGCAACCGGAGAAGCTATCCTTTTCAAATACTCTGAGCAGAGGGATCGCCTGAAG AGAGCACAAAGGAAGGCTCTAGATGTCCTTAACACAGTGGGGCTCTCCAACTCTGTACTGAAACTCATTGAGAGACGGCACCGAGTTGATAATTGGATTAAATATGCAGGCATGATTTTAACCATAGTTgttgtgtttttttttgttCGATGGGTACGCTAA